The Sulfurospirillum halorespirans DSM 13726 genome has a window encoding:
- a CDS encoding bifunctional helix-turn-helix transcriptional regulator/GNAT family N-acetyltransferase, translating to MNTDPSSTINQIRTASRHMVRELGFMEKTLAGTNYSPSAVHALLEIEKQGAMTALQLVHTLSLEKSSVSRMVNKLIKTGEVIENTDPKDGRIKNLLLTKQGEKTVEAIHLYGQKQVKTAMEHLDVSQQQAVVQGLCTYAEALQGCRLTTPNTTLNAITLDSGYRPGVVGRVTEMHATFYAHSSHFGQFFESKVAMGMAEFVSRLNNPRNNLWMARYNDTIVGSIAIDGEDLGDNNAHLRWFIMDEKCQGQGIGRQLLHEAVIFCEKSGFDAIELWTFKGLHAARKLYESFGFELIKEENGNQWGSVVTEQQFRWVIAKK from the coding sequence ATGAATACAGATCCATCCTCTACGATAAACCAGATTCGTACGGCTTCACGGCACATGGTAAGAGAACTCGGGTTCATGGAAAAGACTTTGGCTGGGACCAACTACTCCCCATCCGCCGTTCACGCATTGTTAGAAATTGAAAAACAAGGCGCTATGACAGCGTTGCAACTTGTGCATACACTCAGCTTGGAAAAATCAAGTGTTAGCAGAATGGTCAACAAACTCATTAAAACGGGCGAAGTGATAGAAAATACTGATCCCAAAGATGGTCGTATTAAAAATCTGTTATTAACAAAACAAGGTGAAAAAACGGTTGAAGCCATACATTTGTACGGGCAAAAACAAGTTAAAACTGCCATGGAACATTTAGATGTTTCGCAACAGCAAGCCGTTGTACAAGGGCTTTGCACCTACGCAGAGGCTTTGCAAGGATGTCGTTTAACCACCCCAAACACAACGCTCAATGCAATCACACTAGACTCAGGGTATCGTCCTGGTGTTGTGGGCAGAGTCACTGAAATGCACGCTACTTTTTACGCGCACTCTTCCCATTTTGGACAATTTTTTGAAAGTAAAGTCGCTATGGGAATGGCTGAATTTGTCAGTCGTCTAAACAACCCTCGCAATAATCTTTGGATGGCACGGTACAATGACACCATTGTGGGTTCAATTGCAATTGATGGCGAAGATTTAGGAGACAACAACGCGCACTTGCGATGGTTTATCATGGATGAAAAATGTCAAGGTCAAGGGATTGGGCGCCAACTGCTTCACGAGGCAGTCATATTTTGTGAAAAATCAGGGTTTGATGCGATAGAGCTTTGGACATTTAAAGGCTTACATGCAGCACGAAAGCTTTATGAGTCATTTGGCTTTGAGCTTATAAAAGAAGAAAATGGGAACCAATGGGGCTCCGTGGTTACCGAACAGCAGTTCAGATGGGTTATTGCCAAAAAGTAA
- a CDS encoding DMT family transporter encodes MELKNFNLLLILSLLWGASFYFIAKSLLFFSYEQIVFFRVFFAALTLFGFLLLKRVKFDFDWKLWLSFLVMGILNNVIPFLAFTYAQNGITASMASLFNATTPIFVASFAHLLTQDEKLSKLKILGITIGFLGIVFLLNPHEKMVVDVYKLIALIAPISYAFAGIFGKILKGKDPIFSAFGMLTCSSLIMYLFFHTAIHAVNIEQFEHLKHVVFLAIFSTAIAYILYFELLARVGATKLLLVTFLIPISASILGVLFLNEAFTPTMYLGMITIFIALFLIIKDKK; translated from the coding sequence ATGGAACTTAAAAACTTCAATTTACTTCTCATTCTCTCGCTATTGTGGGGAGCGTCTTTTTATTTTATTGCCAAATCATTGCTCTTTTTTTCGTATGAGCAGATTGTTTTTTTCAGAGTTTTTTTTGCAGCATTGACGCTTTTTGGGTTTTTGCTACTCAAACGCGTTAAGTTTGATTTTGATTGGAAGCTTTGGCTCTCTTTTTTGGTCATGGGAATTTTAAACAATGTTATTCCTTTCCTAGCGTTTACCTACGCTCAAAACGGCATCACTGCTTCCATGGCTTCACTTTTTAATGCAACAACACCTATTTTTGTGGCATCTTTTGCTCACCTTCTCACCCAAGATGAAAAGTTATCGAAACTGAAAATTCTAGGTATCACTATAGGATTTTTAGGTATTGTATTTCTTTTGAATCCGCATGAAAAAATGGTTGTTGATGTGTATAAACTCATCGCGTTAATCGCCCCCATATCGTACGCTTTTGCTGGCATCTTTGGTAAAATTTTAAAAGGAAAAGATCCGATTTTCTCAGCTTTTGGAATGCTTACATGTAGCTCACTTATCATGTATCTGTTTTTTCACACGGCCATACATGCGGTAAATATAGAGCAATTTGAGCACCTAAAACATGTGGTTTTTTTGGCTATTTTTTCAACAGCGATTGCGTATATCTTATATTTTGAACTCTTAGCGCGTGTGGGTGCTACCAAACTGCTTTTGGTGACATTTCTCATCCCTATTAGTGCGTCAATACTGGGCGTGTTGTTTTTAAATGAAGCATTTACTCCCACTATGTATCTGGGTATGATAACGATATTTATAGCACTTTTTTTGATTATCAAGGATAAAAAATGA